In one window of Bradyrhizobium sp. AZCC 1721 DNA:
- a CDS encoding FecR domain-containing protein — MTMLARAGSIAFAGMLLFAGAAAAQPAKSGCTSASTAQGTQTLHCQNAITIVAESGAKFELRDRNRDGQVDSVELSNKALLLEVPKKPGRVRLEVMTPQAIAAVRSTKWTVDAEGAKTSVFVVNGRVRVARPAGRGSVVLGAGDGVDVEPSGELIIKRWPPARVAALMARLGQ; from the coding sequence ATGACAATGCTGGCACGCGCCGGATCGATCGCCTTCGCAGGCATGCTGCTGTTCGCCGGAGCGGCGGCGGCGCAGCCGGCAAAATCAGGCTGCACGTCCGCATCGACGGCCCAGGGAACGCAAACACTGCATTGCCAGAACGCGATCACGATCGTGGCCGAAAGCGGCGCGAAGTTCGAACTCAGGGATCGCAACCGTGATGGCCAGGTCGATTCCGTCGAACTCAGTAACAAGGCCCTGCTGCTCGAAGTGCCGAAGAAGCCGGGCCGCGTCAGGCTCGAGGTGATGACGCCACAGGCGATTGCCGCGGTGCGCAGTACCAAATGGACGGTGGACGCCGAAGGTGCAAAGACATCGGTCTTCGTCGTCAACGGCCGTGTGCGCGTGGCGCGCCCCGCCGGCCGCGGCAGCGTCGTACTCGGCGCCGGTGATGGCGTCGATGTCGAGCCGTCGGGCGAGTTGATCATCAAGCGCTGGCCGCCTGCGCGCGTCGCGGCCCTGATGGCAAGATTAGGACAATAG
- a CDS encoding CHASE2 domain-containing protein, which produces MSRRRLHILVVLLCTGLWAGAIWLGHSAGHLRFLDRLESALTDVRTLVRGVKAPPDLVTIVAIDDTVVKLVGTYPLPRAEIAKIVEAIARLEPKVIAIDLLLIDKGPADGDAALAKSLAAGPTVLAAAAVFSNTVQPSAENDGPLADLPKASRFLPPLPAFADRAEVGIANVATGQTGTPLSVPMLFRTRDKIELSFPLRVASIAIDQPLTIEPDRLRFGDRLIPTASHYALPISYYGPRQTIRTISAANLVDGQIDKEAIQGRIVVLGATATGAGDFFPTPFDSLMPGVEIISTAITHLVAGDGLVRNQTVRIAGAITAILLPMLLVGLLVWRRNPIGLVAVSAVVLAWATANTIAFAHGIWLDAATTIAAAAPPLMLFGAVQLWSGRRSAQHLAVQNRLLEQFQTPGLQEWLTRDPDFLLAPVRQNAAVVFVDLSGFTSLSETLDPDATRGLLKEFHALVDKEVTRCGGMITSFLGDGAMILFGLPKPAEDDATRAAQCSIALCVKTERWIEALPPPIAVRIGFKIGAHFGPIVASRLGGRNHQHITATGDTVNVASRLMEVAARHDVRLALSDTLRIAAKRTGARLKTGSLAGPVEAQIRGRSGSLAVWLWRSERPTLDQRTHRDAAE; this is translated from the coding sequence ATGAGCCGTCGACGCCTTCATATTCTGGTTGTGTTGCTTTGCACGGGATTATGGGCAGGCGCGATATGGCTCGGCCATTCGGCCGGCCATTTGCGGTTTCTCGACCGGCTCGAGTCGGCATTGACCGACGTGCGCACGCTGGTGCGCGGCGTGAAGGCGCCGCCGGACCTCGTCACGATCGTTGCGATCGACGACACCGTCGTCAAACTCGTCGGCACCTATCCCCTGCCGCGCGCAGAGATAGCCAAAATCGTCGAGGCGATCGCGCGGCTGGAGCCCAAAGTCATCGCGATCGACCTCCTGCTGATCGACAAGGGACCGGCCGACGGCGATGCGGCGCTCGCGAAATCGCTCGCGGCGGGTCCGACGGTGCTTGCAGCGGCTGCGGTATTTTCGAACACCGTTCAGCCTTCCGCGGAGAACGATGGCCCACTGGCCGACCTGCCGAAGGCCAGCCGCTTCCTGCCGCCGCTGCCGGCATTCGCCGACCGCGCGGAAGTCGGTATCGCCAATGTTGCTACAGGCCAGACCGGCACGCCGCTCTCGGTCCCGATGCTGTTCCGGACACGCGACAAGATCGAGCTGTCGTTTCCGCTCCGTGTCGCATCGATCGCGATCGACCAACCGCTGACGATCGAGCCCGACCGCCTCAGGTTCGGCGATCGGCTGATCCCAACCGCCTCCCACTATGCGCTGCCGATTTCCTATTACGGACCACGCCAGACCATTCGCACGATCAGTGCCGCCAATCTGGTCGACGGCCAGATCGACAAGGAAGCGATTCAGGGCCGCATCGTCGTGCTCGGCGCGACCGCAACCGGCGCCGGCGACTTCTTTCCGACGCCGTTCGATTCACTGATGCCTGGGGTGGAAATCATTTCCACTGCGATTACGCATCTTGTCGCAGGAGACGGCCTCGTGCGCAACCAAACGGTTCGCATCGCCGGGGCGATCACGGCGATCCTGCTGCCGATGTTGCTGGTCGGTTTGCTGGTGTGGCGGCGAAACCCGATCGGTCTCGTGGCGGTCAGCGCGGTCGTGCTGGCATGGGCGACTGCGAACACGATTGCTTTCGCGCACGGCATCTGGCTCGACGCCGCGACGACCATTGCGGCAGCAGCGCCGCCGCTCATGCTGTTCGGCGCGGTCCAGCTATGGTCGGGCCGGCGCAGCGCCCAGCATCTCGCCGTGCAAAACAGGCTGCTCGAACAATTCCAGACGCCGGGCCTGCAGGAATGGCTAACACGCGATCCTGACTTCCTGCTGGCGCCGGTCCGGCAGAATGCCGCAGTCGTGTTCGTCGATCTCTCTGGATTTACCTCGCTCAGCGAAACGCTCGATCCGGATGCCACGCGGGGGCTATTGAAGGAATTTCACGCGCTGGTCGACAAGGAAGTGACGCGATGCGGCGGCATGATCACGAGTTTTCTCGGCGACGGCGCCATGATCCTGTTCGGCCTGCCGAAGCCGGCTGAGGATGACGCTACGCGCGCGGCACAATGTTCGATTGCGCTCTGCGTCAAGACCGAACGCTGGATCGAAGCGTTGCCGCCGCCGATCGCCGTGCGGATCGGCTTCAAGATCGGCGCGCATTTCGGGCCGATCGTTGCCTCCCGGCTCGGCGGCCGCAACCATCAGCACATCACCGCGACCGGTGACACCGTCAACGTCGCAAGCCGGTTGATGGAAGTGGCGGCCCGCCACGATGTCCGGCTGGCGCTCAGCGACACGTTGCGCATCGCAGCCAAACGCACCGGCGCGCGGCTGAAAACCGGAAGCCTTGCCGGTCCCGTCGAAGCGCAGATTCGCGGCCGATCAGGCTCGCTCGCGGTCTGGCTGTGGCGGAGCGAACGCCCCACGCTGGACCAACGCACGCATCGCGACGCCGCCGAGTGA
- a CDS encoding glycosyltransferase family 39 protein gives MTSNEARVALNTGLAILALIALRLIAAAFTPITFDEAYYWMWSKHLAGGYYDHPPMVAVVIRLGTLIAGDTEFGVRLVSILLALPMSWAIYQAGAILFGSRRVAASSAVLLNITLMAAVGTMIVTPDAPLLVASSLLLFALAKVLQTGRGVWWLAVGAAAGCALLSKYTALFFGPAILIWLIAVPKLRHWLVSPWLYLGGLVALALFAPVILWNADHHWVSFIKQMGRARIEDFRPVYIAELLPTQIAFATPLVWVLGAMGLYALFRSRAGAPPARALVNAMFWIIVAYFVWHSLHARVEANWFAPVYPAFAVAAAVAAHLVQWQPRWQRLVDFCRRWAVPSGVLMFVLLVVQADTGMLSGYRRDATVRSIGIGWRQTADAIEAARARMGATCVLASDYGTTGWLAFYLPKGTCVTQHSQRFRWVNMPVPDAAQLAGPLLYVREVLRDDAPLKDKFVRVEKIGEVERKRGPLVIETYALHLMHGPKGDVFDRTPPPELR, from the coding sequence ATGACCTCGAACGAGGCGCGGGTTGCCCTCAACACGGGTCTGGCGATCCTGGCGCTGATCGCGCTACGCCTGATCGCTGCCGCGTTCACGCCGATCACCTTCGATGAAGCCTATTACTGGATGTGGTCGAAGCATCTGGCCGGCGGCTATTACGATCATCCGCCGATGGTCGCGGTGGTGATCCGGCTCGGCACCCTGATCGCAGGCGATACCGAATTCGGCGTGCGGCTGGTCTCGATCCTGCTGGCGCTGCCGATGAGCTGGGCGATCTACCAGGCTGGCGCCATCCTGTTTGGCAGCCGGCGCGTGGCAGCCTCGTCTGCGGTCCTTTTGAACATCACGCTGATGGCCGCCGTCGGCACCATGATCGTGACGCCGGACGCGCCGCTCCTGGTGGCGTCCAGTCTCCTGCTGTTTGCGCTCGCCAAGGTGCTGCAGACCGGCCGCGGCGTGTGGTGGCTGGCGGTCGGCGCAGCGGCCGGCTGCGCGCTGCTGTCGAAATACACCGCACTGTTCTTCGGACCTGCCATCCTGATCTGGCTGATCGCGGTTCCCAAACTGCGGCACTGGCTGGTCTCGCCCTGGCTTTATCTCGGCGGGCTCGTTGCGCTAGCGCTCTTCGCGCCGGTCATTCTGTGGAACGCCGACCACCACTGGGTGTCCTTCATCAAGCAGATGGGGCGGGCGCGCATCGAGGATTTCCGCCCGGTCTACATCGCCGAGCTGCTTCCGACGCAGATCGCGTTTGCGACGCCCCTGGTGTGGGTCCTCGGCGCGATGGGGCTTTACGCGCTGTTCCGCAGCCGCGCCGGTGCGCCGCCGGCGCGCGCACTCGTCAATGCGATGTTCTGGATCATCGTCGCCTATTTCGTCTGGCATTCGCTGCATGCGCGCGTCGAGGCCAACTGGTTTGCGCCGGTCTATCCTGCATTCGCCGTCGCCGCAGCCGTCGCCGCGCATCTGGTCCAATGGCAGCCGCGCTGGCAGCGCCTCGTCGACTTCTGCCGGCGTTGGGCGGTGCCGAGTGGCGTCCTTATGTTTGTGCTGCTGGTCGTGCAGGCCGACACCGGCATGCTGTCGGGCTATCGCCGCGATGCCACCGTGCGCAGCATCGGCATCGGCTGGCGCCAGACGGCTGATGCGATTGAGGCGGCGCGGGCGCGAATGGGAGCCACATGCGTGCTGGCCTCTGACTATGGCACCACCGGCTGGCTCGCTTTCTACCTGCCGAAGGGCACCTGCGTGACGCAGCACAGCCAGCGCTTCCGCTGGGTCAACATGCCCGTGCCCGATGCGGCGCAGCTCGCAGGTCCGTTGCTCTACGTCCGCGAGGTCCTCCGAGACGATGCTCCGTTGAAGGACAAGTTCGTCCGCGTCGAGAAGATCGGTGAGGTCGAACGTAAGCGCGGCCCGCTCGTGATCGAGACCTATGCGCTTCATCTCATGCATGGCCCGAAGGGCGACGTGTTTGACCGCACGCCGCCGCCGGAACTGCGATAG
- a CDS encoding glycosyltransferase family 2 protein, with the protein MNDAIKPGPETPSQAGLPELSVVVPTFNERDNVTVLYRRLEATLAGIAWEVVFVDDNSPDGTWEVVRGLARKDSRVRCIRRIGRRGLSGACIEGILASSAPYAAVIDADLQHDEAQLPKMVALLRSGEAELVVGSRYIEGGSADSFNKQRAGASQLATEVAKRTLKVEIADPMSGFFMIRRDRFEQLAPQLSTQGFKILLDIVASAQGKLRAVEIPYTFGSRQHGESKLDSMVALDFLGLVLAKLTHDVVSLRFLLFAMVGGTGLVVHLVALFIAHEIFNARFAEAQAIGALVAMTSNFILNNFLTYRDQRLKGFAILRGLLLFYLVCGVGLLANVGVAFSIFEQEPIWWLAGLAGALMGVVWNYAMSGLFVWRRR; encoded by the coding sequence ATGAATGACGCCATCAAACCGGGCCCCGAAACCCCGTCGCAGGCCGGTTTGCCTGAGCTTTCGGTCGTCGTCCCTACATTCAACGAACGCGACAACGTGACGGTGCTGTACCGGCGGCTGGAGGCGACGCTGGCGGGCATCGCCTGGGAAGTCGTCTTTGTCGACGACAATTCCCCCGACGGAACCTGGGAAGTGGTGCGCGGGCTCGCGCGGAAGGACTCCCGCGTCCGCTGCATCCGCCGGATCGGGCGACGCGGACTGTCGGGTGCCTGCATCGAGGGTATCCTGGCATCGAGCGCGCCCTATGCTGCGGTGATCGACGCCGACCTGCAGCACGACGAAGCACAACTGCCGAAGATGGTCGCGCTGCTGCGGAGCGGCGAGGCGGAACTGGTGGTCGGCAGCCGCTACATCGAGGGCGGCAGCGCCGACAGTTTCAACAAGCAGCGGGCAGGCGCCAGTCAGCTTGCGACCGAGGTCGCCAAGCGCACGCTGAAGGTCGAGATCGCCGATCCCATGAGCGGCTTCTTCATGATTCGCCGCGATCGTTTCGAGCAACTGGCGCCGCAGCTCTCGACCCAGGGCTTCAAGATCCTGCTCGATATCGTCGCCTCGGCGCAGGGCAAGCTGCGCGCCGTCGAAATTCCCTATACCTTCGGCTCGCGCCAGCATGGCGAGAGCAAACTCGACTCCATGGTGGCGCTGGATTTCCTCGGGCTGGTGCTGGCCAAGCTGACGCATGACGTGGTGTCACTGCGTTTCCTGTTGTTCGCGATGGTCGGGGGCACCGGCCTTGTCGTACATCTCGTGGCGCTGTTCATCGCGCACGAAATCTTCAATGCCCGGTTTGCTGAGGCGCAGGCCATTGGTGCGCTGGTCGCGATGACCAGCAATTTCATTCTGAACAATTTCCTCACCTATCGCGACCAGCGGCTGAAGGGATTTGCGATCCTGCGCGGCCTGCTGCTGTTCTATCTGGTGTGCGGCGTCGGCCTGCTTGCCAACGTCGGGGTGGCGTTCTCGATCTTCGAGCAGGAACCGATCTGGTGGCTTGCGGGGCTTGCCGGCGCGCTGATGGGCGTGGTCTGGAATTACGCCATGTCCGGTCTGTTCGTCTGGCGCAGGCGATAA
- a CDS encoding phasin family protein encodes MSNTDQGKPTGKSGRRNRKGERGKKAAPQENPTVSPTANPAPVELQSPDQDPPLQPEPAHAESPKVDQPAVDEPAVAASPEPQPTAAPSPAEPAPAEAAPAEAASIQSAPAEPATEPAPVSLQTIANAYRDYTRKSLEDFGSFVEQLSGVRSLDKAMTVQSEFVKRAYETSVAESQRICELHTKLAKQSLQPFQGLVGKAPERHNKP; translated from the coding sequence ATGTCGAATACAGATCAGGGCAAGCCGACCGGGAAATCCGGACGGCGCAACCGGAAGGGAGAGCGGGGCAAAAAGGCCGCTCCCCAAGAGAACCCGACGGTGAGCCCAACGGCGAACCCGGCGCCGGTTGAATTGCAAAGCCCGGATCAGGATCCGCCGCTGCAGCCGGAGCCGGCTCACGCGGAAAGCCCGAAGGTCGATCAGCCGGCCGTCGACGAACCAGCCGTCGCCGCATCGCCGGAACCGCAGCCGACCGCGGCGCCCTCGCCGGCCGAGCCCGCGCCGGCCGAGGCCGCGCCAGCCGAGGCCGCATCGATCCAGTCTGCGCCCGCCGAGCCCGCTACGGAGCCTGCGCCGGTCAGCCTGCAGACCATCGCGAACGCCTATCGCGACTACACAAGGAAATCGCTCGAGGATTTCGGGTCCTTTGTCGAACAGCTCAGCGGCGTTCGCTCGCTCGACAAGGCGATGACGGTTCAAAGCGAATTTGTGAAGCGGGCTTATGAGACGTCAGTGGCCGAGTCGCAGAGGATCTGCGAACTCCACACCAAACTCGCCAAGCAATCGCTGCAGCCGTTTCAGGGCCTAGTCGGCAAGGCGCCGGAGAGACATAACAAGCCATAA
- a CDS encoding DUF72 domain-containing protein — protein sequence MSKASKSTATSSGSIYIGIGGWTFEPWRGVFYPEKLAQAKELSYAASKLTSIEINGTYYGSQKPESFRKWAREVPDGFVFSLKGPRFATNRRVLAEAGDSIKRFYDSGVMELGDRLGPVLWQFAPTKKFDEADFGKFLELLPRKLDGRALRHVVEVRHDSFCVPEFIALLRQFETPVVFAEHGKYPAIADIVSDFVYARLQKGNDELKTCYPPKQLDAWAKRFQAWAAGGEPDDLPRVEKAKPNKMPRDVFAYVIHEGKVRAPAGAMELIERVK from the coding sequence GTGAGCAAGGCCTCTAAGTCGACCGCAACCAGCAGCGGCAGCATCTATATCGGTATCGGCGGCTGGACCTTCGAGCCGTGGCGCGGCGTGTTCTATCCCGAGAAGCTGGCACAGGCAAAAGAGCTGTCCTACGCCGCCTCGAAGCTGACCTCTATCGAGATCAACGGTACCTATTACGGTTCGCAGAAGCCGGAGAGTTTTCGCAAATGGGCGCGTGAGGTGCCCGACGGCTTCGTGTTCTCGTTGAAGGGACCGCGCTTCGCGACCAATCGTCGTGTGCTGGCAGAGGCCGGCGACTCCATAAAGCGCTTCTACGATTCCGGCGTGATGGAGCTTGGCGACCGGCTCGGCCCGGTGCTCTGGCAATTCGCGCCGACCAAAAAATTCGACGAGGCCGATTTCGGCAAATTCCTCGAACTGTTGCCGCGCAAACTCGACGGTCGCGCGCTACGTCACGTCGTCGAGGTGCGGCATGACAGTTTCTGCGTGCCGGAGTTCATCGCGTTGCTGCGACAATTCGAGACGCCGGTTGTATTCGCCGAGCACGGCAAATATCCCGCGATCGCCGACATCGTCAGCGATTTCGTCTATGCGCGCCTGCAGAAGGGCAATGACGAACTGAAGACCTGCTATCCGCCGAAGCAGCTCGATGCCTGGGCGAAGCGCTTTCAGGCCTGGGCCGCCGGCGGCGAGCCCGACGACCTGCCGCGCGTCGAAAAGGCCAAGCCGAACAAGATGCCGCGCGACGTGTTCGCGTATGTGATCCACGAAGGCAAGGTGCGTGCGCCTGCGGGTGCGATGGAGCTGATCGAGCGCGTCAAATAA
- a CDS encoding Bug family tripartite tricarboxylate transporter substrate binding protein — translation MNRFCRTLAGLLALLVSGTAHAQTSYPDRPVKIIVPIGPGGSYDLVGRHLADALSKRMGQAFVVENKPGAGTVVGTQAASQSEPDGYTLVVGGLSNMAFNSALYSKLGYDPRKDFVPVALVYKFGYVMVGRKDLPHSKLADIVAAAKANPGSISVATAGVGTGQQLVAAAFMKAAGVKFLEVPYKGSPPAFTDLLAGRIDLFFDSMAAGLPYVQSGQARGIAVLSSKRSPLAPDVPTMSEAGVPGLDVDSWLGIFAPAKTPPDVIAKLRREIRAALPELKERFEKSGGEPWDLPDDKLDAFVASEYETWTKLIREAGIKLD, via the coding sequence ATGAACCGATTTTGCCGGACGCTGGCAGGGCTGCTCGCGCTTCTCGTTAGCGGCACGGCGCACGCCCAGACAAGCTATCCCGATCGCCCGGTGAAGATCATCGTCCCGATCGGGCCCGGCGGCAGTTACGATCTGGTCGGGCGGCATCTGGCGGATGCGCTGTCGAAGCGGATGGGGCAGGCCTTCGTGGTCGAGAACAAGCCCGGTGCCGGCACCGTCGTCGGCACGCAGGCCGCAAGCCAGAGCGAGCCGGACGGCTACACGCTGGTGGTCGGCGGGCTCTCCAACATGGCATTCAATTCGGCGCTCTATTCCAAGCTCGGCTATGATCCGCGCAAGGATTTCGTGCCGGTCGCGCTGGTTTACAAGTTCGGCTACGTCATGGTCGGCCGCAAGGATTTACCGCATAGCAAGCTCGCGGACATCGTCGCCGCCGCAAAGGCCAATCCCGGCTCGATCTCGGTCGCGACGGCAGGCGTCGGCACCGGTCAGCAACTGGTAGCGGCTGCCTTCATGAAGGCTGCGGGCGTCAAATTCCTGGAGGTGCCCTACAAGGGGTCTCCGCCAGCCTTTACCGACCTGCTCGCGGGCCGCATCGACCTGTTCTTCGATTCGATGGCCGCCGGGCTGCCTTACGTGCAGTCCGGGCAGGCGCGGGGCATTGCGGTGCTGTCGTCGAAGCGCAGCCCGCTTGCGCCTGATGTGCCGACCATGTCTGAGGCTGGCGTGCCCGGCCTCGACGTCGATTCCTGGCTCGGCATTTTCGCGCCGGCAAAGACGCCGCCGGACGTCATCGCAAAACTGCGCCGGGAAATCCGTGCCGCGCTGCCCGAACTCAAGGAGCGCTTCGAGAAGAGCGGCGGCGAGCCGTGGGATTTGCCTGACGACAAGCTCGATGCGTTCGTCGCGTCCGAATACGAAACCTGGACGAAACTGATCCGCGAGGCCGGCATCAAGCTCGACTGA
- a CDS encoding DUF488 domain-containing protein: protein MARKTKRLFTIGYEQTPAKAVLDELEASGVKLLVDVRAVASSRRPGFSKTQLAAGLDERGISYLHLKGLGTPKEGREAARSGKFDLLHRIYSKHLKTAQAKEELDELSALVKQSGPVCILCYERDHSHCHRQWIAEIIEDRDGVKVENLVAPQV from the coding sequence ATGGCCCGCAAGACCAAACGCCTCTTCACCATCGGCTATGAGCAAACGCCGGCGAAGGCTGTGCTCGACGAGCTGGAAGCGTCGGGCGTCAAGCTCCTGGTGGACGTGCGCGCCGTTGCTTCCTCGCGGCGGCCGGGCTTCTCCAAAACTCAGCTCGCGGCCGGCCTCGACGAGCGCGGCATCTCCTATCTGCACCTGAAGGGGCTGGGAACGCCGAAGGAGGGCCGCGAGGCGGCGCGCAGCGGCAAGTTCGATCTCCTTCACAGGATCTATTCCAAGCACCTGAAGACCGCTCAGGCCAAGGAGGAACTCGACGAGCTTTCGGCGCTGGTGAAGCAATCGGGACCCGTCTGCATTCTCTGCTATGAGCGCGACCATTCTCATTGTCACCGCCAATGGATTGCCGAGATCATCGAGGATCGCGACGGCGTGAAGGTGGAAAATCTGGTCGCGCCGCAGGTGTAG
- a CDS encoding PhzF family phenazine biosynthesis protein — protein MQRRYITVDVFTDRAFGGNPLAVVLDADGLSTEQMQAIATEFNYSETTFVLPPREPTHDAQVRIFTVNREIPFAGHPNVGTAFVLATLAEKPPARLLFEEKAGLVPVEILTDHGKVVSTEFTAPQPLKRMSHVSVEQAAACLSLLAGDVKTDRHPPQVISVGLAFLAVEVASREALRRARPDAAAFAKTFPCDGSDAVYFYTRDVPAAEAPRDLQARMFHPGASGLSEDPATGSATAACAALLADLDPTKDGELKLRIGQGIDMGRPSLLLTRVRKENGVISSIHVGGSSVKMMEGTFRLDGLG, from the coding sequence ATGCAGCGGCGTTATATCACTGTGGACGTTTTCACCGACCGCGCCTTCGGCGGCAATCCGCTGGCCGTCGTGCTCGATGCCGACGGGCTGTCGACCGAACAGATGCAGGCGATCGCCACCGAGTTCAACTATTCGGAGACGACCTTCGTGCTGCCGCCGCGCGAGCCCACTCACGATGCGCAGGTTCGCATCTTCACCGTGAACCGCGAAATACCCTTCGCGGGCCACCCCAATGTCGGAACCGCTTTTGTGCTGGCGACGTTGGCAGAAAAGCCGCCGGCGCGGCTATTGTTCGAGGAAAAGGCTGGCCTCGTGCCGGTCGAGATTCTGACGGATCATGGCAAGGTCGTCAGCACCGAATTCACGGCGCCGCAACCGTTGAAACGGATGTCGCATGTCAGTGTCGAACAAGCGGCGGCCTGCCTCTCGTTGTTGGCTGGCGACGTCAAGACCGACCGTCATCCGCCGCAGGTCATCTCGGTCGGCCTGGCCTTCCTCGCGGTGGAAGTGGCCTCTCGCGAAGCGCTGCGACGTGCCAGGCCGGACGCCGCGGCGTTCGCAAAAACCTTCCCGTGCGACGGCAGCGACGCCGTCTACTTCTATACGCGTGACGTGCCAGCCGCTGAAGCGCCACGCGACTTGCAGGCGCGGATGTTTCATCCGGGCGCCAGTGGATTGTCCGAAGACCCAGCCACCGGCAGCGCGACGGCCGCCTGCGCGGCGCTGCTTGCCGATCTCGACCCCACCAAGGACGGCGAACTGAAATTGCGGATCGGGCAGGGCATCGACATGGGCCGGCCGAGCCTGTTGCTGACGCGCGTCCGCAAAGAGAATGGCGTGATTTCGTCCATTCACGTCGGCGGCAGCAGCGTGAAGATGATGGAGGGAACGTTCCGGCTGGATGGACTAGGGTAA
- a CDS encoding adenylate/guanylate cyclase domain-containing protein: MRIVIPEKTVKFWGKGKSDQEPAVSADFQRALTQEVMATELLRIKALIATTALLALILWTVYLVAPEAVSRVWHGNLKPHYLYSIIVPFILFELWVHGSIARHMRQGRDLPIFRRYLGALIETSMPTVALALHINSMGSVAALGFVVPMTYFIFIILSTLRLDFWLSTFTGAVAAVQLFCMAMFYHPPTGVEAEPSIYYHAARSLIILICGVLAGAVGHQLRRQFEASIKAATARDRITNLFGQHVSPQVVERLMAEGTKTDSDTRRVAVMFVDFRSFTAGARTRTPQEVVDRLDGAFAVLVDILDRHGGIVNKFLGDGFLALFGAPLQAPDPAHRAVAAAREMLEANGRLNEVTSWPLRMGIGIHLGEVVAGNIGSPRRKEYTVIGDTVNFASRLEALNKDFNSQFLISEAVRDALGEACRDAVSLGEVEVRGYERPMAVWRLA, translated from the coding sequence ATGCGCATCGTCATTCCGGAGAAGACAGTGAAGTTCTGGGGCAAGGGGAAGAGCGATCAAGAGCCGGCGGTGTCGGCCGACTTCCAGCGCGCGCTGACGCAGGAAGTGATGGCGACCGAGCTGCTGCGCATCAAGGCACTGATCGCAACCACAGCGCTCTTGGCGCTTATTCTCTGGACCGTCTACCTGGTTGCGCCCGAGGCGGTGAGCCGCGTGTGGCACGGCAATCTCAAGCCGCATTATCTTTATTCGATCATCGTGCCGTTCATCCTGTTCGAGTTATGGGTGCATGGGTCGATCGCCCGCCACATGCGTCAGGGGCGCGACCTGCCGATATTCCGGCGCTATCTGGGCGCGTTGATCGAGACCTCGATGCCGACGGTCGCGCTGGCGCTGCACATCAACAGCATGGGGTCGGTCGCGGCGCTGGGCTTCGTGGTGCCGATGACCTATTTCATCTTCATCATCCTCTCGACGCTGCGGCTGGACTTCTGGCTCTCCACCTTCACCGGCGCGGTCGCCGCCGTTCAATTGTTTTGCATGGCGATGTTCTACCACCCGCCGACCGGCGTAGAGGCCGAGCCCAGTATCTACTATCACGCTGCGCGCAGCCTGATCATCCTGATCTGCGGCGTGCTCGCCGGCGCGGTCGGGCACCAGTTGCGGCGGCAGTTCGAGGCGAGCATCAAGGCGGCGACCGCGCGCGACCGCATCACCAATTTGTTCGGCCAGCACGTCTCGCCACAGGTGGTCGAACGTCTGATGGCCGAGGGCACCAAGACCGACAGCGACACCCGCCGCGTCGCGGTCATGTTCGTCGATTTCCGCAGCTTCACCGCCGGCGCGCGCACACGTACGCCGCAGGAAGTGGTGGACCGGCTCGACGGCGCCTTTGCCGTGCTGGTCGACATCCTCGATCGCCACGGCGGCATCGTGAACAAGTTCTTGGGTGACGGATTCCTGGCGTTGTTCGGAGCGCCGTTGCAAGCGCCGGACCCGGCGCACCGGGCGGTCGCCGCGGCGCGCGAGATGCTGGAAGCCAATGGGCGGCTCAACGAAGTGACTAGCTGGCCGCTGCGCATGGGCATCGGCATTCATCTCGGCGAGGTGGTCGCCGGCAACATCGGCTCGCCCCGGCGCAAGGAATACACCGTGATCGGCGACACCGTGAACTTCGCCTCGCGGCTCGAAGCGCTCAACAAGGACTTCAACTCGCAATTCCTGATCTCCGAAGCGGTTCGCGATGCGCTCGGCGAAGCGTGCCGCGATGCGGTCTCGCTCGGCGAGGTGGAAGTCAGGGGCTATGAGCGGCCGATGGCCGTGTGGCGGTTGGCATAG